Part of the bacterium genome, CGAGCAGCCCGCGGCGGCATGAGGATTCGCCGCGCCGAGGCGCTCCTGGTGCGCCTCCCCCTGAGGCTCACCATCCGCCACGCGCTCGCCGCGCGCCGCGAGAGCCTGAACGTCGTGGTGCGCCTCGAGGACGAGGCGGGCAACGCGGGCTGGGGCGAGGGGGTGCCGCGGGACTACGTCACGGGTGAGTCCCCCGAACGCTCGTTCGAGCTTCTGGCGGGGTCCCTCCTTCCGTCGCTCGTCGGCGCCGAGATCGCCGGGCCGGAGGCGCTCCTCCCCGCCGTCGTCTCCCTGCTGAGCCCGGCCGCGGGACGCCAGAGCTGCTGCTGCGCCGCGGAGCTGGCCCTGTTCGACCTGGCAGGCAACGCCTTCGGCCGCCCCGCGGCTGAGTGGTTCGGCGGCGCGCGGCGGGATACCGTGCGCTACGGTGTGGTGCTCCCGCTGCTGGAGCCGCCGGAGACCGCCGGCTTTCTCGAGGCCGTCCGCCGGCTCGGGGCGCCGCACCTCAAGATCAAGGCCGAGGGGGACCGCTGGCCCGAGGCGCTGGCGGCCGCCCGCGCGGCGCTGGGGGACGCGATCACCATCGCCGTCGACGCCAACGGCAGCTGGGGCCTCGACGAGGCGGCGGGCCACCTGCGCCGCATGGAGCCTTTCGGCGTCGCCTGGGTGGAGCAGCCGCTGCCGCGCGGGCGGGAGAGTGAGATTCCCGACCTGGCCCGCCGCAGCCGCATCCCGCTGATGGCGGACGAGTCGCTCACCACGCTCGCGGAGGCGCGGCACCTGGTCCGTGACGGCGGCTTCCGGCTCTTCAATCTGCGGGTCTCGAAGCTCGGCGGGCTTGCCGCCGCCCATGCGGTGGCGGACGTCGCCGCCGCGGCCGGTCTCGGCGTCCAGGTGGGCTGCCAGGTGGGGGAGTCATCCATTCTCTCGGCGGCGGGGCGCATCCTCGCGGCGACCCTCCCCTCGTGCGCGGCCGTCGAGGGCTCGTACGGCACCCGTCTCCTGGAGGCGGACGTGACCGACGAGCCCTTCGAGTTCGGCGAGCGCGGCGCGGCCCCGGTCCAGGGCGGCGCCGGCCTCGGCGTCGCAGTCTCGCCGGCGCGGCTCGCGCCGCTCGTGGTTCGCTCAGCCGCGGTCTCCTGAGGGCCGCGCCCTTCCTCGGTCCTTCCGGCGGATCTCCCAACCGCGCCAACATCTCCCTTGACAAACCCTGCCGATGTGCGGAGATAATCCCGCACCTGACGCGGAAGCGCATCTGAGCTGCCGTCCCTGCGGCGGAGGCTTTCGCACCGCGGCGGGCGTTCCGGGGCGATCCGTCTGCCCCAGCATGCCCCGCCTGATCTTGAGGGATCGTCTCGACGCGGAGGCCCGCGCGGGCCCACGGCGGAGGCGGTCGTTGGTCGGTCGCAGCGGGGAACCGCGCATCCGGGGAGGGATGGTCCATGAAGAAGTGCACCGTCCGGGCTCTTCTGCTGTTCGTGGCGTGGTCGACGATGGTGGGCACTGCCGCGGCGCTGGAAGAAGGGTCGCTACTCCACCAGAACACCTTCGGGCTCTACTATCTCGAGGACCCCTTCGACCTCACCGTGAACCCGGCATTCCTCTCGCGGATCGAGCGCTGGCGGCTGTTCACGAACCTGAGCAACTACGAGGACGCCAACAGCTACCTGATCGGGACGTCCGGCCGCCTCGGGCCGGGGAGCGTGGGGCTCTTCTACGAGCGGGACAAGGAACGGTGGGTGGACCAGAACTCGCGCTCCAGCGACCAGACCTCCGACGTTTCCGGCTGGTACGGCAAGAATGACATCGAAGTCACCGCCGAATCCAGCGCCGACAGGTTCGAGGAAGAGAGCACGAGAAACGCCTTCGTCGTGAGCTATGGCATGGACTTCGGCGGCTTCACGCTCGGGGCGGCCTACCGGCCTTCGTTCTCGAGCGGCAAGACGACCTTGCGCGGCGATCTCGAGGGGTCTCCTGACTTCGGCACGGACCCCCTGTACTGGACCAGGCCGAGCTTCTCGGGAGACCTCCAGCCGGGCCGCAACTACGCGCGGTCCTGGCGAAGGGCCCGATACGACGGGAAGAGCGGCGCCCTGGTCACCGAGGACGCGGGGAGCGAGGCCTTCACGGGGAGCGCCGACGCGGACGAGGATACCCACGCCGTGGACCTCGGCTCCGAGCTCCGGGTCTTCAAGAGCGTCCGCACGTGGGTCAGGGTCGGCGCCCGGTCCGTCAAGCGCACGGTGAGCGGTTCCGGCTCCTACGCCAGCACCAACTCGTACACCCAGCGGGACGACGGCTCCGGCAACGGCTACATGGTGACCGAGAGCCGGACGAGCACCTGGGAAGGCGAGCCGGTCGGCAGCCCGGAAGACCACGCCTTCGACGGGACGGAGTGGTCCCTGGATGTCGTCCCGCGCTACGCGGTCAGCACCGCCGTCACTCTCGAACTCGGCCTCGGCTGGGAGGGCAGGCAGGGGGACGTTTCGGGCACATGGACGCAGGACATCGGCGTCACGAGGACGCAGACAGGGCGCGGGACGGACACGTGGCTGGGCAGCCAGCACGTCGCCAACACCTTCAGCGGCGACAGCGACCGCACGGGGTACTCTCTCACCCCCCGGGTCTACCTGACTTACGGGACGGTGGAGTTCGCGCTCGGAGTCGGCGTCTCCCACCTCTCCGACGACGTGAGCGGGACGCAGCGGGGCGCGGGGACGATGTCCTGGTCGTACGACGACGGGAGCGGGCTGGGCTCCGACTTCAGTTACGCGGGGACGACCACGACGCGCAGCGACCGCTCCCTGGAGTACACCGCCACGGTGCTCTCCTTCCCCGTCGCCGCGAGGTTCCGGGTCACGGACAAGCTGGAGCTGCGCGCCGGCGCCGAGTTCGTCCAGACCGACTCGCGGACGAAGCGCAGCGAGTCGACGCGCGCCGACGAGGAGTTCGCCATCACGGACGGCAGGGGGAACGTGCTCCGGCAGGGCCCGGCCACCCGGGGGATCGCGGAGGCGGACGTCGAGGAGCGCACGGTGAGCGCGACGCACTACCGGCTCGGCGCGGGCTACCGCGTCACGGACAACCTGCAGTTCGACCTGCTGTTCTCGCGGTCGGCGGGCGACGGCGCCGTCGACACGACCGCCGTCCACGCGTCGGCGGTCTTCGCCTTCTAGGTGCGCGAAGCGGCGGTCCGGGCCTATATTGGGTGCACGGCCACCATCAGAGAAGGAGCGCACCCATGAAGAAGACCCTCGTCCTCGCATCCCTGGTCCTCTGCGGCTCGCTCGCGTCGTCCGCCGGCGCGGCTGCGCCCGACCCCGTCGCCACCCTCGAGTCCGGCAGGAAGGCCTTCGACACCGTGTGCAGCAAGTGCCACAAGCTCGATCTTCCGCTCTCGAAGAAGCTGGACCGCCCCGGGTGGGAGGGGATTCTGGGCGCGATGACCGGTCGCGGCGCCGCGTTCTCCCCGGAGGAGCGCCAGCTGGTGATCGACTATCTCGTCGTCAAGTCGACCTTCGAGACCAAGTGCGCGACCTGCCACGCCACGCAGAACGCGCTGGCGGCCAGGCGCTCCCGCGCCGAGTGGGAGAAGACGGTCAGGCGGATGGCCGAGAAGAGCCCGGGCGCCTTCACGTCCCAGGAGATCGACCTGATCACCGCGTACCTCACGCTGGTGGTCGGTTCGGAGAAGTAGCCCTAGCGGAACTCCACCGGATCGCCGGCGCCGAGGCCGTACCGGTCGGCGAGGCCGCCGGCGATCTCCAGCGCGTACGCCGCGGGCGCGCCGGGGTAGTACTCGGCGCACGGCTCCTTCCGGCACGGCTGCGCGCGCCGCGCGATGTCCACCACGCGCTTGTCCGCACCGATGAAGACGATGTCCAGCTCGATGAGCGTGTTCTTCATCCAGAACCCGTGCCGACCGGCGGCGGGGAACACGAAGAGCATCCCCGCCCCCGGGGCCAGCGTCGTGCGGTGCATGAGGCCGCGGCTGCGCTCCTCCGCGGTCACCGCGATCTCGGCGTCGAAGCAATTCCCGCGGACGCAGACCGGGCGGCGGTCCGCCGGCGGGGCGGCGGGCTGGGCCGCCGGCTGTGCGGCCGCGCGGCTGCCGGCCAGCGCCACGAGCAGCGCGGCGGCTGCCGCGCCGCCGAGCGCCCTGGCGCGCTCCCGCCCGCGACGTCGTGTTTCCATGGCGGCGCATTGTACCCCGGTTGCCGGGCGTGCGTCCCGGACTTTCGCCCACGTTTTCCTTTCGGTATGATCCCGCGGGGGGCGATCCCGCGAAAGGAGACGCGATGGCGGAGGAAAAACGGCTGACCGCGTTCGGCAAGCTCGTCGTTCTCGCGTTCATAGCGGGCTGCGTCTGGTACGCGCTCAAGCTCTGGCCGGGGAACCCGGTCGGGCAGATGGTCGGGTCGGTCAAGCGCGAGGTGCAGGAGCGCGCCCGCCCGGCGCCGGCGGAGCCGGGGCGGCAGGCGCCCGCGGCGCGAGCGGGCGCCCAGCGCCGCGGCGTCTGGCAGGACGTCCGCAGCCGCGGCAGCGTGCGGATCGGCTACGAGTCGGAGGCGCCCCCGATGTACTTCCGCAACCCGCAGACCGGCGACGACGGGTTCGAGTACCAGCTCGGGCGCCGCCTCGCCGCCGAGCTGGGCCTGCCGGCGGCCGGACCGCGCTTCGTCGAGGGCGCCTACCAGGACCTCCCGGGGATGCTGCGGCGCGGGGACATCGACCTGATCATGGCCGGGTACGTCCCCGACCCCGCGGTGGAGGGGGTCGAGTGGTCGGACAGCTACCTGGACTTCGGCCTCTGCCTGATCGTGCTGCGCAGCTCGGCGATCACGGAGGTCTCCCAGCTGGCCGGCAAGACGGTGGCGATCTACGACGACCCGGCGGCGGAGCGCTGGGTGGCGCAGCACGTGCCCGGCGCGCGCGTGAAGAAGTTCTCGGGCGACAACGGGTGGTTCGAGGCCCTCGAGCGGCGCGAGGCGGATGCGCTGATCTACGACTACCCCTTCGCGGCCGAGGAGATCAAGCGCCACCCGCGCACCAAGATCGTGGAGTTCAACCTCAACCAGTCGCGTTACGCCGTGGGCGTGCCCGCGGGCAACGACGACCTGCTGGACGCGGTCAACGGCGCGCTGGCGCGCATCAAGGCCTCCGCGGAATACGGGGACCTCGTGCGCCGCTACCTCTCCTACAAGTCGGAGGACGTCCTCAGGCCGGTCGCCGGGCGGCGCACGCACACGGTGCGCGCCGGCGAGACCCTGAGCACGATCGCCCGCACGGAGCTCGGCGCCGTCGAGCGCTGGGAGGAGATCTGGCAGCTCAACCGGGAGCGCATCCCGAACCCGCACCTGATCTACCCGGAGTACGTGCTCATCATGCCCTGAGGGGCGACGGCGCCGGCAAGCCGGCGCGGCCTGAGCGGGGCGTGACACCAGGAGGGAGGGCGGCATGTTCCAGAGGATCGTGAACCTCTTTCGCGGATTTCTCGGCCTCTTCGTGAGCGGGCTGGAGCGGACCAACCCGGAGGCGCTCCTCGAGGTCGAGAAGGAGAACCTGCGCCAGCAGATCTCGAAGTACAACGACGGGCTGGCCTCGCACGCCGCGCTCTGCGAGCGGCTCATGAGCCAGACGCGCCGCCTGGAGGCCGAGGAGCGCGACCTGCGCGCCAAGGCCGGCGCCAACCTGCGCGCGGGCAACCGCGACGCGGCGGCGCAGTACGCGCTGCGGCTGCAGACCGTCCAGGCCGAGCTGGCCGACAACCGCAAGCAGCTCGAGGAGGCCGAGACCACCTACCAGAACCTCGTCAAGGCGCGCAACGTCGCCGTCCAGTCGGCGAAGGCGAAGCTCGAGTCGCTCAAGTCGGCGATCACCGACATGAAGATGAAGAAGGCGCTCGCGGAGCTGACGGAGATGTCCACCGCGATGATCGGCAGCATCGGCGGCACCGGCGACACCATGGACCGGCTCGCCGAGATGGTGAACGAGGAGCGGGACAAGGCGGCCGGC contains:
- a CDS encoding DUF192 domain-containing protein produces the protein METRRRGRERARALGGAAAAALLVALAGSRAAAQPAAQPAAPPADRRPVCVRGNCFDAEIAVTAEERSRGLMHRTTLAPGAGMLFVFPAAGRHGFWMKNTLIELDIVFIGADKRVVDIARRAQPCRKEPCAEYYPGAPAAYALEIAGGLADRYGLGAGDPVEFR
- a CDS encoding cytochrome c, with the protein product MKKTLVLASLVLCGSLASSAGAAAPDPVATLESGRKAFDTVCSKCHKLDLPLSKKLDRPGWEGILGAMTGRGAAFSPEERQLVIDYLVVKSTFETKCATCHATQNALAARRSRAEWEKTVRRMAEKSPGAFTSQEIDLITAYLTLVVGSEK
- a CDS encoding enolase C-terminal domain-like protein, which produces MRIRRAEALLVRLPLRLTIRHALAARRESLNVVVRLEDEAGNAGWGEGVPRDYVTGESPERSFELLAGSLLPSLVGAEIAGPEALLPAVVSLLSPAAGRQSCCCAAELALFDLAGNAFGRPAAEWFGGARRDTVRYGVVLPLLEPPETAGFLEAVRRLGAPHLKIKAEGDRWPEALAAARAALGDAITIAVDANGSWGLDEAAGHLRRMEPFGVAWVEQPLPRGRESEIPDLARRSRIPLMADESLTTLAEARHLVRDGGFRLFNLRVSKLGGLAAAHAVADVAAAAGLGVQVGCQVGESSILSAAGRILAATLPSCAAVEGSYGTRLLEADVTDEPFEFGERGAAPVQGGAGLGVAVSPARLAPLVVRSAAVS
- a CDS encoding transporter substrate-binding domain-containing protein, which produces MAEEKRLTAFGKLVVLAFIAGCVWYALKLWPGNPVGQMVGSVKREVQERARPAPAEPGRQAPAARAGAQRRGVWQDVRSRGSVRIGYESEAPPMYFRNPQTGDDGFEYQLGRRLAAELGLPAAGPRFVEGAYQDLPGMLRRGDIDLIMAGYVPDPAVEGVEWSDSYLDFGLCLIVLRSSAITEVSQLAGKTVAIYDDPAAERWVAQHVPGARVKKFSGDNGWFEALERREADALIYDYPFAAEEIKRHPRTKIVEFNLNQSRYAVGVPAGNDDLLDAVNGALARIKASAEYGDLVRRYLSYKSEDVLRPVAGRRTHTVRAGETLSTIARTELGAVERWEEIWQLNRERIPNPHLIYPEYVLIMP
- a CDS encoding PspA/IM30 family protein, with product MFQRIVNLFRGFLGLFVSGLERTNPEALLEVEKENLRQQISKYNDGLASHAALCERLMSQTRRLEAEERDLRAKAGANLRAGNRDAAAQYALRLQTVQAELADNRKQLEEAETTYQNLVKARNVAVQSAKAKLESLKSAITDMKMKKALAELTEMSTAMIGSIGGTGDTMDRLAEMVNEERDKAAGRARVAREKIDFAGVELKEAEQKALADQALADFAAKEGIPLGDAAAAPAARTMGPVAEKQ